In Desulfuribacillus alkaliarsenatis, the following proteins share a genomic window:
- the ilvA gene encoding threonine ammonia-lyase: MRDLQENQAKEIKNKDIKGLNNIYEQILLAKTRLAGIIHRTPLVYANIFSELSGCQVYMKFEQLQKTGSFKIRGAYNKIMTLTDEEKHKGVIASSAGNHAQGVALAATKASISSTIVMPEGAPLAKVKATKGYGADIVLHGKVFDEAYQKAREIQAETGATFIHAFDDLQIVAGQGTIGIELIEDLPDVDAVLVPVGGGGLISGIGVAIKQANPKIKVIGVEAEGAASMYVSLKAKKPVAIKEVTTIADGIALKEPGKLNYEIAEHCMDDLVTVSDEEIARTMLTLLERNKQMVEPSGATALAALIAENNQALRTQLKGKKVAVILSGGNVDVNLVSMIIEQGLMKAGRYLRFMVSVPDRPGNLQKIIEVLVNQKVNIISLEHFRVGSRITLGRTEIEFVVETIDFDHIKTIKKTLEEKGYTPVIV, from the coding sequence ATGCGAGATTTGCAAGAAAATCAAGCTAAGGAAATTAAAAATAAAGATATTAAAGGTTTAAATAATATTTACGAACAGATATTATTAGCGAAAACTAGATTAGCAGGCATTATACATAGGACACCTTTAGTGTATGCTAACATTTTCAGCGAGCTATCTGGATGTCAGGTATATATGAAGTTCGAGCAATTGCAAAAGACAGGATCATTTAAAATCAGGGGAGCATATAACAAAATAATGACTTTGACAGATGAAGAAAAGCATAAGGGGGTTATAGCATCTTCGGCAGGTAACCATGCCCAGGGTGTAGCCCTTGCAGCTACAAAAGCGTCAATATCCTCAACAATAGTGATGCCAGAAGGTGCTCCGTTAGCCAAGGTTAAAGCTACTAAGGGCTATGGTGCTGATATTGTATTGCATGGTAAGGTTTTTGATGAAGCGTATCAAAAAGCACGGGAAATTCAAGCAGAAACGGGAGCAACTTTTATTCATGCCTTTGATGATTTACAGATTGTAGCAGGACAAGGAACTATAGGAATTGAATTAATTGAAGATTTACCCGATGTTGATGCTGTGCTAGTTCCCGTTGGTGGTGGTGGGTTAATTAGTGGAATCGGAGTGGCAATTAAGCAAGCCAATCCGAAAATAAAAGTAATTGGTGTTGAAGCCGAGGGTGCAGCTAGTATGTACGTCTCCTTGAAGGCAAAAAAACCTGTGGCAATAAAAGAGGTCACAACTATTGCCGATGGAATTGCCTTAAAGGAACCTGGAAAATTGAATTATGAAATTGCTGAACACTGTATGGATGATTTGGTTACAGTATCTGACGAGGAAATTGCTAGAACAATGCTCACGCTGCTAGAGCGTAACAAGCAAATGGTTGAACCTTCGGGTGCGACAGCACTGGCGGCGCTAATAGCTGAAAATAATCAAGCACTGCGCACACAATTAAAAGGAAAGAAAGTGGCTGTAATACTAAGTGGTGGCAACGTTGATGTCAATCTCGTATCGATGATTATTGAGCAAGGTCTAATGAAGGCTGGCAGATATCTAAGGTTTATGGTATCTGTACCAGACCGACCAGGTAATCTACAAAAAATTATTGAAGTACTTGTAAACCAAAAAGTGAATATTATATCCTTAGAACATTTCCGCGTAGGAAGTCGAATTACTTTAGGGAGAACAGAAATAGAATTTGTCGTGGAGACAATTGATTTTGATCATATAAAAACAATCAAAAAAACATTAGAAGAAAAAGGCTATACACCGGTTATTGTATAG
- a CDS encoding peptidase U32 family protein, protein MRTKPQLHVYTPTYKHAEAAINAGVKHISVNGPALGLRSEQANLTWEQIEELRQNYPDSHIYLRLNTVMHNNDLALVAEMLTKAKSIGIAGIVYTDTAILQLTKKLGISFKMLLETETTVTNIEMIRFWNQQGVSNFLLSRELSIEQIMEMINRKQALDIAEDIQISIQIHGPVGIFHTLRSVLSNYDRYVAEIGEGLALDEKEPHNKSSMNSDFTLVEEMRPEESYRVIEDTRGTYIFSAYDISLYEYLPDLLTADIEFLKIDIFNSQTVESMVGIIKFYVKAINEYDDGNFSVRADWQEYLQSINQYPIQNQFIKTGAPQ, encoded by the coding sequence ATGAGGACTAAACCACAACTTCACGTATATACACCGACCTATAAACATGCTGAGGCGGCCATTAATGCTGGTGTTAAACACATCAGCGTCAATGGCCCTGCTTTAGGTCTGCGTAGTGAACAAGCAAATTTGACATGGGAGCAAATTGAAGAGCTAAGACAAAACTATCCTGATAGCCATATTTATTTACGTCTAAATACAGTTATGCATAATAACGATTTGGCTTTAGTAGCTGAAATGCTCACAAAAGCTAAATCAATCGGTATAGCAGGAATTGTATATACAGACACTGCTATCTTACAGCTAACAAAAAAACTTGGTATTTCTTTTAAGATGCTGTTAGAAACTGAAACTACTGTAACTAATATAGAAATGATTCGTTTTTGGAATCAGCAAGGGGTAAGTAATTTTTTATTGTCCCGTGAGCTGAGTATAGAGCAGATTATGGAAATGATTAATCGCAAGCAAGCCTTAGACATTGCTGAGGACATACAAATTTCTATACAGATACATGGTCCAGTGGGGATATTTCATACATTAAGGTCAGTCCTTAGTAACTATGATAGATATGTAGCGGAGATAGGCGAGGGGCTAGCTTTAGATGAAAAAGAACCACATAATAAATCATCTATGAACAGCGATTTCACTTTAGTGGAAGAGATGCGACCAGAGGAATCGTATAGAGTCATTGAAGATACCAGGGGTACATACATATTCTCGGCATACGACATATCCTTGTATGAATATTTGCCAGATTTATTAACTGCTGATATCGAATTCCTTAAAATTGATATATTTAACTCTCAGACAGTAGAAAGTATGGTTGGGATTATTAAATTCTATGTAAAAGCTATTAATGAGTATGATGACGGCAATTTTAGCGTTAGAGCCGATTGGCAGGAGTATCTACAATCTATAAATCAATATCCAATTCAAAATCAATTCATAAAAACAGGGGCGCCACAGTAA
- a CDS encoding LysM peptidoglycan-binding domain-containing protein, giving the protein MNEKLKYYFKRFVATGVAVAVMTTMSPFVEAATYEVNSGDSLFLISQRNGITVEQLKLSNQLTRDNIFIGETLIIPEQYTVTSGDTIFLLAQRFGTTMDTIIKLNNLKTDVLQIGQVLLLPIKGQVSNEVVKDTVQEIKWETTNFSASYDVVRGDSLWLIAQRHNTTVAKLMEENNLKSHHIWVGQSLRVPAKITTQNLVNSPSNSTNQQQLPRITYHDYYVKSGDTSWNIAIDHGMPFLEFLTLNNLNQNSWLRVGQKVQVAQYNIPINNPDRLDRGAYMDWWTEAQYVFPIGAVAKVTDIHTGLSWYTKRTIGANHADVEPLTARDTQIMLQVWGGQWSWQTRPILIEIDGHRLAASASAMPHDIQFITDNNFNGHYDIYFGNSTRHVDGRADLNHERNVRFAAGIQ; this is encoded by the coding sequence ATGAATGAGAAACTAAAATACTATTTTAAAAGATTTGTTGCAACAGGTGTCGCTGTAGCCGTGATGACGACTATGAGCCCGTTTGTAGAAGCTGCTACATATGAGGTGAATTCTGGAGATTCTTTGTTTTTAATTAGTCAAAGAAATGGAATAACAGTTGAGCAGCTTAAGCTAAGTAATCAATTAACTAGAGATAATATTTTTATAGGGGAAACATTGATTATTCCTGAGCAGTATACAGTTACATCTGGCGACACAATATTTCTTCTAGCACAACGTTTCGGAACAACAATGGATACAATTATTAAGTTAAACAATTTAAAGACAGATGTATTACAGATTGGACAGGTTCTCTTATTGCCAATTAAAGGACAGGTTTCTAATGAAGTTGTAAAGGATACAGTGCAAGAGATAAAATGGGAGACTACTAATTTCTCAGCAAGCTATGATGTAGTTAGGGGAGATTCCCTGTGGTTAATTGCACAAAGGCACAATACGACAGTAGCTAAATTAATGGAAGAGAACAATCTCAAAAGCCATCATATATGGGTAGGTCAATCATTAAGAGTTCCAGCGAAAATCACAACTCAGAATCTAGTAAATAGCCCTAGTAATAGCACAAACCAGCAACAACTTCCAAGAATTACGTATCATGATTATTATGTAAAGTCTGGTGATACTAGCTGGAATATTGCTATAGATCATGGAATGCCGTTTTTAGAGTTCTTAACTTTAAATAATTTAAATCAAAATAGCTGGCTAAGAGTCGGACAGAAGGTACAGGTTGCACAATATAACATACCAATCAATAATCCAGACAGACTAGATCGTGGTGCATACATGGATTGGTGGACTGAGGCACAATACGTGTTTCCTATTGGTGCAGTCGCTAAGGTGACAGATATTCATACTGGCTTAAGCTGGTATACAAAGCGAACTATTGGTGCAAACCATGCAGATGTAGAGCCGTTAACAGCTAGAGATACGCAGATAATGCTACAGGTTTGGGGTGGGCAATGGAGCTGGCAGACGAGACCAATCCTTATTGAAATTGATGGTCATCGCTTAGCTGCATCAGCAAGTGCGATGCCACACGATATTCAATTTATTACCGATAATAATTTCAATGGACACTATGATATTTACTTTGGTAATAGTACACGACATGTAGACGGTAGAGCTGACCTGAACCATGAACGTAACGTTCGTTTTGCTGCAGGAATACAATAG
- a CDS encoding rhodanese-like domain-containing protein — protein MDWNISAEEFLTIYEKYGTDIIVLDVREEHEFKCYRLPSSILLPMDELYCRVKELNQAWPIYIICEHGIRSIHATMILYDLGFNQVYNVMGGFEKIMNYKGLIT, from the coding sequence ATGGATTGGAACATTTCTGCTGAGGAATTTTTAACAATATACGAAAAATACGGCACTGACATAATAGTATTAGACGTGAGGGAAGAACATGAGTTCAAATGTTATCGATTACCAAGCTCTATATTACTCCCCATGGATGAATTGTATTGTCGAGTAAAAGAACTAAACCAAGCATGGCCGATTTACATAATATGTGAACATGGGATTAGAAGCATTCATGCTACTATGATTCTTTATGACCTAGGCTTTAATCAAGTATATAATGTCATGGGAGGTTTTGAAAAAATAATGAACTACAAGGGATTAATCACTTGA
- a CDS encoding ABC transporter ATP-binding protein: MKYSVSEESGLGKPYDGKLMSRLMKYVRPYRFIFFITFILVLIVTASQLARPYIIKVAIDDHINGMYIPMVVLDYVDTPQAEIELQVEIERGFFVFDGELLTRKQEFAEHDSIRQIVRDNNQYYLIHGVIEHPTNPISVELLPTGEYLIDGNIGILLTDTQVQQIRDYDIRSLIIISAIFLAIILIGFVVGYAKFYLLQYIGQRVVYDIREQAFAHLQKMSLSYFDSNPVGRIVTRITNDIENLNEMYTSVIINLFKDLLMIVGIMGILLYLDYRLALVSFATIPLMVIITVFYRKRARAAFRELRVQLAKINSHIQESLSGVKIIQAFGLGKRKFEEFFNINLAHFKANFRELIIFALFRPSMDLVYKLTLALLVWYGGGSVIQGAIQFGVLYAFIQYTEQFFRPIRDLAEKYNIMQSAMASSERLFQLLDEPEQIKEVAVPVKLSTPIKGQIEFENVSFAYNDNQPILKNVSFSIKPGETVAIVGATGSGKTTILHLLARFYDIDSGVIRVDGIDIREMAKDELRGMIGIVQQDVFLFTGDIKSNISLKNPAISEQQVVNVAKYVNADEFIQKLPNKYDEPVTERGSTLSTGQRQLLAFARTLAHEPKILLLDEATANIDTYTEQLIQDALPKLSNGRTTLIVAHRLSTIQNADRILVIHKGRLVEQGTHEELLRKQCYYYTLYKMQYATSHTDKIWG; this comes from the coding sequence ATGAAATATAGCGTTTCAGAAGAGTCTGGACTTGGAAAACCTTATGATGGCAAATTAATGAGCCGACTTATGAAGTACGTGCGGCCGTATCGATTTATCTTTTTCATTACCTTTATACTTGTATTAATTGTTACAGCTTCCCAATTAGCACGACCTTATATTATAAAAGTTGCGATTGATGACCATATCAACGGCATGTATATTCCTATGGTTGTACTCGACTATGTGGATACCCCGCAAGCTGAAATAGAGCTACAAGTTGAAATAGAGCGTGGTTTCTTCGTCTTTGACGGTGAATTACTAACCCGAAAGCAAGAATTTGCAGAACATGATAGTATCAGGCAAATTGTCAGGGACAATAATCAGTACTATTTAATTCACGGTGTAATTGAGCACCCGACAAACCCCATATCAGTCGAGCTTTTACCAACTGGTGAATATCTAATTGATGGAAATATCGGCATATTACTAACGGATACTCAAGTACAGCAGATTCGCGACTATGATATCCGCTCGCTAATCATTATATCTGCTATTTTTCTAGCTATTATCCTGATTGGTTTTGTTGTTGGCTATGCTAAATTTTATTTGCTCCAATATATCGGCCAGCGGGTAGTATATGATATTCGCGAGCAGGCATTCGCCCATTTACAGAAAATGAGTCTGTCCTATTTTGATAGTAATCCTGTTGGCAGAATTGTAACTAGGATAACTAACGATATAGAAAACCTCAATGAAATGTACACTTCCGTTATCATTAATCTTTTTAAGGATTTATTAATGATTGTTGGAATAATGGGGATTTTATTATATTTAGATTACCGATTGGCCTTAGTCAGCTTTGCCACAATCCCATTGATGGTAATTATTACAGTGTTTTACCGTAAACGTGCACGGGCAGCTTTTCGTGAACTACGTGTTCAATTGGCCAAAATCAACTCCCATATTCAAGAGAGCCTATCAGGAGTAAAGATTATTCAAGCCTTCGGTTTAGGTAAGCGAAAGTTCGAAGAGTTTTTCAATATCAATCTTGCCCATTTTAAGGCAAACTTCCGTGAATTAATTATTTTTGCACTGTTCAGGCCATCTATGGATTTAGTTTACAAACTGACTCTAGCTTTACTCGTCTGGTATGGTGGTGGATCAGTAATTCAAGGGGCAATACAGTTCGGAGTACTTTATGCATTCATTCAATATACTGAACAGTTTTTCCGACCTATTCGCGATTTAGCTGAGAAATACAACATTATGCAATCGGCAATGGCTTCGTCTGAACGCTTATTCCAGCTCTTAGACGAACCTGAGCAAATTAAGGAAGTGGCTGTACCTGTAAAACTATCAACGCCTATTAAAGGGCAGATAGAATTTGAAAATGTCTCCTTTGCCTATAACGACAACCAGCCAATTCTTAAGAATGTAAGCTTTTCCATTAAACCTGGAGAAACCGTGGCGATTGTTGGTGCAACTGGGTCTGGAAAGACTACAATTCTGCATCTATTAGCAAGGTTTTACGATATAGATAGTGGTGTCATCCGCGTAGATGGAATAGATATTCGAGAAATGGCTAAGGATGAACTCCGAGGAATGATTGGTATTGTACAGCAGGACGTATTCCTATTCACTGGCGATATAAAGTCAAATATTAGTCTCAAAAATCCTGCTATTAGTGAACAACAGGTTGTTAATGTAGCAAAATACGTAAATGCTGATGAGTTCATTCAAAAGCTCCCAAATAAATATGATGAGCCAGTAACTGAGCGCGGCTCTACCCTGTCAACAGGACAGCGTCAGCTGCTAGCGTTCGCAAGAACATTAGCACATGAGCCAAAAATCTTGTTGTTAGACGAAGCGACGGCTAATATTGATACGTATACAGAACAGTTGATTCAGGATGCTTTACCAAAGCTATCTAATGGACGAACAACATTAATCGTAGCCCACCGCTTGTCTACGATTCAGAATGCTGATAGGATTTTAGTAATTCATAAAGGCCGACTCGTGGAACAAGGAACTCACGAGGAATTACTCCGGAAGCAGTGTTATTACTACACTCTATATAAGATGCAGTATGCCACGTCACATACTGATAAAATTTGGGGGTAA
- the nifU gene encoding Fe-S cluster assembly scaffold protein NifU gives MYTEKVMDHFTNPRNVGELPDADAVGEVGNMKCGDIMKLYLKISDDGVIEDVKFKTFGCGAAIATSSMSTELIKGKTVEECLKLTNKAIAEALDGLPPVKMHCSVLAEEALKAALLDYKNKTGKDIDISEEDLKGDDHDHHEDCDHED, from the coding sequence ATGTATACAGAGAAGGTAATGGATCATTTTACGAATCCGAGGAATGTTGGAGAGCTACCAGATGCTGACGCAGTTGGTGAAGTTGGCAATATGAAGTGCGGAGACATAATGAAGCTTTATCTAAAAATATCTGATGACGGAGTCATTGAAGACGTAAAATTCAAAACATTTGGCTGTGGTGCAGCGATTGCAACATCGAGTATGTCTACAGAATTAATCAAAGGCAAGACTGTTGAAGAGTGCTTAAAGCTTACGAACAAGGCGATTGCAGAAGCATTAGATGGATTACCACCTGTGAAAATGCATTGCTCTGTATTAGCTGAAGAAGCTCTTAAAGCAGCACTACTGGATTATAAAAATAAAACAGGAAAAGATATAGATATATCCGAAGAAGATCTTAAGGGCGATGATCATGACCACCATGAAGACTGTGACCATGAGGACTAA
- a CDS encoding putative glycoside hydrolase, translating to MHKRSKIFTIVLFISIFSVILIGCSGQSAEVVAPEQNQQDSQELDEANEQGNELDGNVDSEGNGDVNGAEGQSQEVADQTPQFVSPYHFEYPDAVRGIFVTSHSAGGSRMQSLIELVNTTDLNAMVIDIKDDHGYITFPLEDDHPLKKYSKRNIADIHGLMKTLEENEIYPIARIVVFKDSVISVDKPEWSFLENGQVWKNRRNEAFVNPFLKEVWEYNVEIAKMAAELGFQEIQFDYVRFPEGFETRDDILEYSKGHYEGTNPTRLYDLKEAYERDIVTYQQKLVEYRELQHTKEAEVNRAITEKLLAERELQSEQAAATTNEAAIEAAKAKVTQTTSRLKELEAELAEAKKQLQNLENNEPKQPELNAKQKDVQLRVDSVTDFVAYAYEQLQPYGVDVSVDIFGYTATLPEAPGIGQNFTRISEHVDVICSMIYPSHWGFNYFGIPRPDLEPYRLVKEYIIRENEVLAAMDNPPISRPWIQDFTASYLGAGNFKVYGAKEVEDQIRALNENGVWEYLLWNAGNRYSPGTNYLPIGNPPPAQR from the coding sequence ATGCACAAACGCAGTAAAATTTTCACTATCGTACTTTTTATCAGTATTTTTTCAGTGATTTTGATTGGTTGTAGTGGTCAATCAGCTGAGGTAGTAGCGCCAGAACAAAATCAGCAAGATAGTCAAGAATTGGATGAAGCTAATGAACAAGGAAATGAACTTGATGGTAACGTCGATTCTGAAGGTAATGGCGATGTAAATGGTGCAGAAGGGCAGTCTCAAGAAGTAGCGGATCAAACTCCACAATTTGTGAGTCCATACCACTTTGAATATCCTGATGCAGTCCGCGGCATATTCGTAACCAGCCATTCTGCAGGTGGTTCACGTATGCAATCGTTGATTGAGCTAGTAAATACTACGGATTTGAACGCGATGGTAATCGATATTAAGGATGATCACGGGTACATAACGTTCCCTCTAGAAGATGATCACCCGTTAAAAAAATATAGCAAGCGTAACATTGCAGATATCCATGGATTAATGAAAACATTAGAAGAGAACGAGATTTACCCAATTGCTAGAATAGTAGTTTTCAAGGACTCTGTCATTTCTGTAGATAAACCAGAATGGTCCTTCTTAGAGAATGGACAAGTATGGAAAAATCGCCGTAATGAAGCATTTGTTAACCCATTTCTGAAGGAAGTATGGGAGTACAATGTAGAAATTGCGAAAATGGCCGCTGAACTGGGATTCCAAGAGATTCAGTTTGATTATGTACGTTTTCCAGAGGGCTTTGAAACTCGAGATGATATTTTAGAGTATTCTAAAGGTCATTATGAAGGAACGAATCCAACAAGACTATATGATTTAAAAGAGGCTTACGAACGTGATATAGTAACCTATCAACAAAAGCTAGTTGAATACAGAGAGCTACAGCATACGAAAGAAGCTGAAGTTAATAGGGCTATAACAGAAAAGCTGTTAGCTGAGAGAGAACTACAATCAGAACAAGCAGCAGCAACTACAAATGAAGCTGCAATCGAAGCAGCAAAAGCTAAAGTCACGCAGACTACAAGCAGGCTTAAAGAGCTAGAAGCAGAGCTTGCTGAAGCTAAGAAACAATTACAGAACCTAGAGAATAATGAGCCGAAGCAACCTGAGCTTAACGCGAAGCAAAAGGATGTACAGTTACGTGTAGATTCTGTCACGGACTTTGTTGCTTATGCATATGAGCAGCTACAGCCATATGGTGTTGATGTTTCTGTAGATATTTTTGGTTATACGGCAACTCTACCAGAAGCGCCTGGAATCGGTCAGAACTTTACTAGAATTAGTGAGCATGTTGATGTAATCTGCTCAATGATATATCCAAGTCACTGGGGCTTTAATTATTTTGGCATCCCTAGACCTGACTTAGAGCCATATCGTTTAGTAAAAGAATATATTATTCGTGAAAATGAAGTACTAGCTGCAATGGACAATCCGCCTATATCTAGACCATGGATTCAGGACTTCACTGCAAGCTATTTAGGGGCAGGAAACTTTAAGGTTTATGGTGCTAAAGAGGTAGAAGATCAAATTCGTGCCCTGAATGAGAATGGTGTTTGGGAGTATCTACTATGGAACGCGGGTAACCGTTATAGTCCAGGAACTAATTATCTACCAATAGGTAACCCACCACCAGCACAAAGATAA
- a CDS encoding mechanosensitive ion channel family protein: protein MDLLDELWISTYQYFSNAEMWINIFTIAIKIIVIIVGARIIVRVARRTIEELLKKRERALEKLPNRDILSVDDRRANTICNLLSNIVGYVVYFIMGLMILSQFFVVTPILAGAGVIGLAVGFGAQSLVKDVITGFFILFEDQFAVGDFVKIGNYQGTIMDFGLRVTKIKNWTGEIYIIPNGSIGEVTNLSKADSVAAVDISIAYEENIGHVKAVLEPLLVMIAEETEEITGEAKVLGVQDLGDSDVVLRITATCKPVTHWGVARMLRERIKAEFDSKGIEIPYPRLVTYRRAEG, encoded by the coding sequence TTGGATTTGTTAGATGAACTGTGGATTAGTACCTATCAGTATTTCTCTAATGCGGAAATGTGGATTAATATATTCACAATAGCTATAAAAATTATTGTCATTATAGTTGGTGCAAGGATTATAGTTCGTGTAGCACGGAGGACAATAGAAGAGCTATTGAAAAAACGTGAGCGTGCACTAGAGAAGCTGCCAAATCGCGATATTCTTTCAGTTGATGATCGTAGAGCTAATACCATTTGTAATCTACTATCTAACATAGTAGGCTATGTAGTGTACTTTATCATGGGTTTAATGATTCTATCGCAGTTTTTCGTTGTAACGCCAATCCTTGCAGGTGCAGGTGTTATTGGACTAGCCGTTGGCTTTGGCGCTCAAAGCTTAGTGAAGGATGTAATAACGGGTTTCTTTATTTTATTTGAGGATCAATTTGCTGTGGGAGATTTTGTTAAGATTGGTAATTATCAAGGAACTATAATGGATTTCGGTCTGCGTGTAACCAAGATTAAGAATTGGACAGGGGAAATATACATCATACCAAATGGCTCTATAGGTGAAGTGACAAATCTATCAAAAGCCGACTCGGTCGCTGCAGTAGACATCAGTATTGCCTATGAAGAAAACATTGGGCATGTTAAGGCTGTACTAGAGCCTTTATTAGTAATGATTGCTGAAGAGACTGAAGAAATTACAGGTGAGGCTAAGGTGCTTGGAGTTCAGGATTTAGGCGATTCAGATGTGGTACTACGTATTACTGCTACATGTAAGCCAGTAACCCATTGGGGTGTCGCCCGCATGCTAAGGGAACGAATTAAGGCAGAGTTTGATAGTAAAGGTATTGAGATTCCATATCCTCGACTTGTGACGTATCGTAGAGCCGAAGGATAA
- a CDS encoding ABC transporter ATP-binding protein, translated as MLKEFKTMTWFFKKHYHRYLLGIFAVLIVDGLQLLLPKILGWFADDLQAGIITRDALHEYAFMIIAIGIGIFIFRFFWRFFINGAARYLEFELRNMLVEHFMKLSPSFYNYRKTGDLMAHATNDIKSIRMAMGPAIVMSIDAIILGSATVVMMVITVGWKLTLIALLPMPFLALVVTRFGKVIHNRFKRVQEAFATLTDVTQENVAGIRVVKTFAQEKREMERFQVANKNKFERNMHLTRIWGLFDPLVELIAALSFLLVLSYGSIMVLNNQISLGDFVAFYGYLALLTWPMMAFGWVYNMLQRGSASLARINALLNEVPEVQDLNAQQTSLKGKDIEFRNLSFAYKEDSEPVLKNISLTIPTGSTVAFLGKTGSGKSSIVNVLIRQYNPPKSTLFIGSTDILNIPLALLNTDIGYVPQDSFLFSTSIRENIAFGNYQASDNELERAAYIADIHENILELPDGYDTIVGERGVTLSGGQKQRISMARAIVRNPEVFIMDDSLSAVDTQTEERILSRLKEFMQERTTIIIAHRISTVQHADLIVYLEDGQIIEQGTHEQLLSINGKYYQTYMQQQLEQQLDGLFQKDVNKDEI; from the coding sequence ATGCTAAAAGAATTTAAAACCATGACATGGTTTTTCAAAAAACATTATCATAGATACTTACTAGGTATATTTGCTGTTTTGATTGTCGATGGGCTACAGCTATTGCTGCCAAAGATATTAGGTTGGTTTGCTGACGATTTGCAAGCAGGGATTATCACACGTGATGCACTCCATGAGTATGCGTTTATGATTATCGCTATAGGCATCGGTATCTTTATTTTCCGTTTTTTTTGGCGCTTTTTCATAAACGGGGCTGCTCGTTATCTAGAGTTTGAGCTAAGAAATATGCTAGTTGAGCATTTCATGAAACTGTCACCATCCTTTTACAATTATAGAAAAACTGGCGACCTAATGGCTCATGCTACCAACGATATTAAATCAATTCGTATGGCTATGGGACCAGCAATAGTTATGTCGATAGACGCTATCATCTTGGGCTCTGCTACTGTTGTTATGATGGTTATTACCGTAGGCTGGAAGCTCACACTGATAGCCTTATTACCTATGCCCTTTTTAGCCCTTGTTGTCACCCGATTTGGTAAGGTAATCCATAATCGCTTTAAAAGGGTACAGGAAGCCTTCGCCACTCTAACGGATGTGACCCAGGAGAACGTCGCTGGCATCAGGGTTGTTAAAACCTTTGCACAGGAAAAACGGGAAATGGAGCGCTTCCAGGTAGCAAACAAAAACAAGTTCGAACGCAATATGCACTTAACGAGGATATGGGGCCTATTTGATCCGTTAGTGGAGCTGATTGCAGCCCTGAGCTTCCTATTAGTGCTGTCCTACGGCAGTATCATGGTGTTAAATAACCAAATTTCCTTAGGGGACTTTGTAGCCTTCTATGGATATCTTGCATTACTTACCTGGCCTATGATGGCCTTTGGCTGGGTCTATAATATGCTGCAGCGCGGCTCTGCTTCGTTAGCAAGAATCAATGCTTTATTAAATGAAGTGCCTGAAGTACAGGATTTAAATGCACAACAAACTTCACTTAAGGGTAAAGATATTGAGTTCCGTAATTTATCATTTGCTTATAAGGAAGACAGTGAACCTGTACTTAAAAATATTTCCTTAACTATTCCAACTGGCTCTACTGTTGCCTTTTTAGGTAAAACGGGTAGTGGAAAATCGAGTATTGTAAATGTATTAATCCGTCAATATAATCCGCCTAAAAGTACGTTGTTCATTGGTAGCACAGATATCCTAAACATTCCTTTAGCCTTATTAAATACTGATATTGGTTATGTACCGCAGGATTCGTTTTTGTTTTCAACTTCCATAAGAGAGAATATTGCCTTTGGCAACTACCAGGCTTCCGATAATGAATTGGAACGAGCAGCTTATATCGCTGATATTCACGAAAATATTCTAGAGCTTCCTGATGGCTATGACACAATTGTAGGTGAGCGTGGGGTGACACTTTCTGGCGGCCAAAAGCAACGAATTTCTATGGCCCGTGCAATAGTGCGAAACCCTGAGGTGTTTATCATGGATGACAGCTTGTCCGCTGTAGATACGCAGACTGAGGAGAGAATCCTTAGTCGTTTAAAAGAGTTTATGCAAGAACGAACAACAATCATAATAGCCCATCGTATTTCCACAGTTCAGCATGCGGATTTAATTGTCTATCTAGAGGATGGTCAGATTATCGAGCAAGGCACCCATGAACAACTACTCAGCATAAATGGCAAATATTATCAGACGTATATGCAGCAACAGCTTGAGCAGCAGCTAGACGGGTTGTTCCAAAAGGATGTGAACAAAGATGAAATATAG